A region from the Penaeus monodon isolate SGIC_2016 chromosome 17, NSTDA_Pmon_1, whole genome shotgun sequence genome encodes:
- the LOC119583619 gene encoding calcium-activated chloride channel regulator 2-like → MAKIAWMVTYLAVWAGLCQMAVGMRLQDGRYEDVVLAVDPSMGTHVITINELKTKVKILLEATSNSLHAATDGKFSLGSVKVVIPQTWDVPEDLLGEPAEDVSWSSADIRLEEPQRDYRGNYMLHTPNTLQPGQCGVPGRHITIHTTFLDAQYAEENYGSQGGVMVHEWAHYRWGVMEEHGFPGDTIFPVHYSRGEQIDLPTSCYDGELDGNYQTEEGVACNPSAPSPTCYFVPNASASPTKGSLMYLTHLSDGHFCNRSSHNPWAPTPQNIHCGRRSVWEIIESHDDFLKTGEPHEKPAEVAVTYHKSQTPRVFILFDPPTFEASESAIKDMVKMTIQDLSRKFGSVEIGMATFRLQGENVNIIKKRDFGPVTNLASLDQFMPTVSDRLSENTVPLGRAVAQLVPSWTEYTPGTLLVALVYNHVTSDEAAAMESETLLKKKVKMLLLDGLAELGHLSSMAPVLQEAGGRIYGSSNMTVNEMNLQNDLEKYLKNHHFNDHIVYGVSTTEIKTGENVVGNIQLDTRGLSFLNLVMKIDSFDPAKFSLILKHPLTASNVACGTTAAQKINFICENFDGGIYATLGITGAVGSDTIYQYKLTSTSQEDHSATMTWSTVETDVNNTLIYVDLWSSEDRGIKANISESAALMLFCEVAHPQGYLEELTITAEVRIDDSPPFFVNFVDDRVGEIDTRKNDSVWTAIIPGKYSAGSELIVTKLAINHNPDIYSPINTGNNVRSKREVVASSGGSAAPSGSSALPKNPWDGSCCGSFHDGKPFKDLPINRFFRFPYKTNLTRDIEDTPPKVVGLEPDENSEQQVEGDVVKVTFKWGSRAETRTARSNPDSFIIRYSTDLYELIDDFQNAKEPLEGTGTAPGTASETVVSLPYDELVNKEVYLSIASNKNGVVGPPATATAVTINEKTTTTTVTTTTVTTTTTTTTTVATTPDATTAQPTTPSDVVTNEVTTTPLTTTTDSASSGALCPLLFAVVMALCLTLR, encoded by the exons ATGGCCA AAATAGCGTGGATGGTGACGTACCTGGCCGTCTGGGCGGGGCTGTGCCAAATGGCAGTGGGCATGAGGCTGCAAGATGGGCGTTATGAGGATGTAGTGTTGGCTGTGGACCCAAGTATGGGGACTCACGTCATCACGATAAACGAGCTGAAAACTAAGGTTAAG ATCCTGCTGGAAGCGACCTCCAATTCCCTCCACGCCGCCACCGACGGCAAATTCTCCTTGGGCTCCGTCAAGGTGGTCATCCCACAGACATGGGACGTTCCGGAAGACCTGCTGGGGGAACCTGCAGAGGACGTCTCGTGGAGCTCCGCCGACATCCGCCTCGAGGAGCCCCAGAGGGATTACAGAGGGAATTACATGCTTCATACACCAAATACACTGCAG CCTGGTCAGTGCGGAGTTCCTGGTCGACACATCACTATTCACACTACTTTCTTGGACGCTCAGTATGCAGAGGAGAATTACGGGTCACAAG GCGGCGTGATGGTGCACGAGTGGGCCCACTACCGCTGGGGGGTCATGGAGGAGCATGGGTTCCCCGGAGACACCATCTTCCCTGTTCATTACTCGCGGGGAGAACAAATCGACCTCCCGACAAGCTGTTATGACGGAGAACTGGATGGAAATTATCAGACTGA GGAGGGCGTGGCATGTAACCCTAGTGCTCCATCACCCACGTGCTACTTCGTTCCAAATGCCAGCGCCTCGCCTACCAAAGGGTCTCTTATGTATCTGACACATCTTTCT GACGGCCACTTCTGCAACAGGAGCAGCCACAACCCATGGGCGCCCACACCTCAGAATATCCACTGTGGGCGTCGGTCCGTTTGGGAAATAATTGAGTCCCATGATGATTTTCT AAAAACTGGTGAGCCTCACGAAAAACCAGCGGAAGTAGCTGTTACTTACCACAAATCTCAGACACCGAGGGTTTTCATACTGTTCGATCCTCCTACATTTGAA GCCAGCGAGAGTGCAATAAAGGACATGGTCAAAATGACAATTCAAGATCTGTCGAGGAAATTCGGATCAGTAGAAATTGGAATGGCTACCTTCAGGCTCCAAGGTGAAAACGTTAACATCATCAAGAAGAGAGATTTTGGTCCTGTTACAA ATCTGGCCAGCCTGGACCAGTTCATGCCGACAGTCAGTGATCGTTTGTCAGAGAACACAGTGCCACTGGGCCGGGCTGTGGCTCAACTGGTGCCAAGCTGGACGGAATACACTCCGGGCACTCTGCTGGTGGCACTCGTGTACAATCACGTGACGAGCGATGAGGCAGCAGCGATGGAGAGC GAAACCCTCCTGAAGAAGAAGGTCAAGATGCTTCTCCTGGACGGCCTCGCAGAGCTCGGGCACCTATCCAGCATGGCACCCGTCCTGCAAGAGGCCGGCGGACGCATCTACGGCTCATCGAACATGACCGTCAATGAAATGAATTTGCAGAATGACTtagaaaaatacttaaaaaatcaCCACTTTAATGATCACATCGTG TACGGCGTCTCTACAACCGAAATCAAAACTGGAGAAAACGTCGTGGGAAATATCCAACTCGATACGCGAGGACTATCGTTTCTCAACCTCGTGATGAAGATCGATTCCTTTGATCCTGCGAAATTCAGTCTAATCTTGAAGCATCCTTTGACGGCTTCAAATGTTGCTTGTGGCACGACCGCTGCGCAAAAGATCAATTTCATCTGCGAGAATTTTGATGGAGGCATTTACGCCACTCTGGGGATAACGGGA GCTGTGGGGTCCGATACCATCTACCAGTATAAGTTAACATCGACATCGCAGGAAGACCACAGTGCAACAATGACCTGGAGTACGGTGGAAACAGACGTCAACAACACATTG ATTTACGTAGATCTGTGGTCATCGGAAGACAGAGGCATCAAGGCGAACATTTCAGAAAGTGCCGCTCTTATGCTTTTCTGCGAG GTTGCGCACCCGCAAGGCTACCTCGAGGAGTTAACAATAACGGCCGAAGTCAGGATTGACGATTCTCCGcctttctttgttaattttgttgaCGATAGAGTTGGAG AAATAGACACACGCAAAAACGACAGTGTCTGGACAGCCATTATACCTGGGAAGTACTCCGCTGGATCGGAACTCATCGTTACCAAATTAGCGATCAACCACAACCCTGATATTTACTCACCTATTAACACTGGTAACAATGTGAG GTCGAAGCGCGAAGTCGTCGCCTCTTCAGGAGGTTCTGCCGCGCCCTCCGGGTCCTCAGCGCTCCCGAAGAACCCCTGGGACGGCTCCTGCTGCGGGAGTTTCCATGACGGAAAACCCTTCAAGGACTTGCCAATCAACCGGTTCTTCAGATTTCCTTACAAGACGAACCTCACGCGGGACATCGAG GACACTCCCCCAAAAGTCGTGGGGTTGGAGCCTGATGAGAACAGCGAGCAACAAGTAGAAGGAGATGTTGTGAAGGTGACTTTCAAGTGGGGAAGCAGGGCAGAGACAAGAACAGCCAGGTCGAATCCG GACAGCTTCATAATCCGGTATTCGACTGATCTGTATGAGCTTATTGACGATTTCCAAAACGCAAAGGAG CCCTTGGAAGGCACGGGCACAGCACCTGGGACGGCTTCAGAGACCGTGGTTTCCCTGCCTTACGACGAGCTAGTGAACAAGGAGGTGTATCTCAGCATTGCATCTAATAAGAATGGAGTCGTG GGACCTCCGGCAACTGCTACTGCGGTTACG ATAAACGAAAAAACGACAACCACCACAGTCACAACCACCACagtcacaaccaccaccaccaccaccaccacagtcgCCACAACGCCTGACGCCACCACCGCCCAGCCAACGACCCCCAGCGACGTCGTGACAAATGAAGTTACTACGACTCCTTTAACGACAACAACGGACAGCGCCTCATCCGGGGCCCTTTGTCCCTTGCTGTTCGCTGTTGTCATGGCTCTCTGCCTTACTCTGCGTTAA
- the LOC119583620 gene encoding LOW QUALITY PROTEIN: serine-rich adhesin for platelets-like (The sequence of the model RefSeq protein was modified relative to this genomic sequence to represent the inferred CDS: deleted 1 base in 1 codon) gives MAPQHQPSPSAATAPSAPPLPSTSANPPSAHRDDVSVEGGGGCGSPGACAGDQAFSSKCAMRHILVLMGFLGIVNIYMLQLNLLVALPVMVNHTALDGQDYGSSMGYQPVLKEVSMGSRGSEPNNGSASDASARPPGRNVIGHGDVLRTGKVAGIYHTVKSDDVPPEIRYGEAAIDDLLDQMNKTAASASLAVGGDEMITVIPLDTNTLNPSGELFAETTMLADDSVHAITDVMPSDFASTVPSVTPNEKKEPRMRKFDDLEEDVTKSASDVVTTIEDDVLPSLKDLPSTSPDGFTLRPLSDVITPPALVSTQGTTQSRLEETTSISPEEMAVTTLSTSATSNPQIEVATLEGVTPTALPRHSTPLSNTEAKTTSSTQSSTTPVIKSTTPISKSTTPATTGSTSGIQSSFVPTSAATVATSLLDTTSAVSTQSTTPQSINVPVPVPLSAISTDSPTENTPTTSSQFTTTHIDAKTSTVLSETPQTTTTEQSDTTAPFSIPPQTTLSQTDTTTPSGISLDAPKNPSTAQSHIEMPSGIPSPGTTTQRATTASSSAPSQSTAPGEATTSLHLESEKTTTTQASTQSNTPPQTSSGTTPTTLSNPVTPQLSSSTSATTFGDAPSSSPSPEKAKEINKRSVDDKHLLSENNSNENPCADTEHCQPGKVRDESTKKKAPEDTPATQAEAVTRIQEELLTQEEPVTHKEPLEGVQNVTTEAGDGNFTLADVNISLGDNFSLADGNLTLVDSNFTLSGDNPIVADGNFTFADGNSTFADGNFTFADGNSTLPDGFHFGPGSLLNLTSLEDDISYEWMLSEELDGGSNRTHTNFTDSSSSSSSSSSSSSSSSSESLESLEGGSSSSSEEDSDESDEDSSNEGREYFSGEVFDAALNGTGTWMTDADGRWYRLRHRNESEESDEDESLEEDDDDDEDDDDDEDEDDDDDEDEEDEDEDEDEEDGEEEEEDEGEEDEEETDKENSNGEIMLAGQRFPSTVCFEARMVDRTSLAETAFQEHKDGEFVWEAELQARIRAGFSWGFLLTQLVGGRLAGMIGGKLLFLMGASMAAVLTILTPTAALIGPYWLLAARIMVGAAQGVCVPAMQAVLAQWAPPMDRTVMVAYTYSGLAVGAALGGPVSEWMVTVIGWRALFYLQGAVALVWCVLWQFLVAENPAKHPRITTQERTYITSSIGAQHAWRGLPVPWPHIFRSRYVFAVVLAELGFSWAWFTLLHHAREYAVTVLHVPDHQARVAWGTALFAMWIIAIVYATLSDWVRRTNRRSTVVVRRAANTLCALVTAGCLVAVAQSSCSQVAVLVWCSMALALGLSASFSTFLANGIELAPNHAAAIAGVSGTVGAAVQVLSPLYVAYLTDGQATLERWRMVWYTAAVVLALTNCLNFLMVSSKEQVWNRPVAVPVYPKRQSSYLATRRTRLSPPPRPGPSAVRGNKNPAYVFTEEL, from the exons cACACCGGGACGATGTGAGTGTGGAAGGCGGCGGCGGGTGCGGCTCCCCCGGCGCATGCGCAGGAGACCAGGCCTTCTCGTCCAAGTGCGCCATGAGACACATCCTGGTCCTGATGGGCTTCTTGGGGATCGTCAACATCTACATGCTTCAGCTGAACCTCCTGGTGGCGCTGCCGGTCATGGTCAACCACACGGCGCTCGACGGGCAGGACTACGGCTCGAGCATGGGCTACCAGCCGGTGCTGAAAGAGGTGTCCATGGGGTCGCGGGGGAGTGAGCCCAACAACGGCTCAGCCTCCGACGCCAGCGCGAGGCCCCCCGGCCGGAACGTCATCGGCCACGGTGACGTCCTGAGAACCGGGAAAGTCGCCGGCATCTACCACACGGTCAAGAGCGACGACGTGCCTCCGGAAATAAGGTACGGCGAGGCTGCCATTGATGACCTGTTGGATCAGATGAACAAGACGGCAGCATCCGCCTCCCTAGCCGTTGGGGGGGATGAGATGATCACCGTCATCCCTCTTGACACGAACACGCTCAACCCCTCTGGTGAGCTCTTCGCCGAAACCACAATGCTCGCTGATGATTCTGTACATGCCATTACAGATGTTATGCCAAGCGACTTCGCTTCAACAGTTCCTTCTGTGACTCCAAATGAGAAGAAAGAACCTCGTATGAGGAAGTTTGACGATCTCGAAGAGGATGTTACCAAGAGCGCGAGTGATGTCGTCACGACAATAGAAGATGATGTTTTGCCTTCGCTAAAAGATCTTCCTTCGACTTCTCCTGATGGCTTTACCCTGAGGCCTCTCAGTGACGTAATAACTCCGCCTGCACTAGTAAGCACTCAAGGAACAACCCAATCACGCTTGGAGGAAACCACAAGCATTTCCCCTGAAGAAATGGCTGTTACCACCCTAAGTACATCAGCAACATCAAACCCTCAGATTGAAGTTGCTACCTTGGAAGGCGTCACACCCACGGCCCTCCCCCGACATAGCACTCCCTTGTCAAATACCGAAGCAAAGACAACTTCATCAACTCAAAGTTCTACAACTCCAGTCATCAAATCTACAACCCCAATCTCCAAATCTACAACTCCAGCCACTACTGGTTCTACCAGTGGCATCCAAAGCTCTTTTGTTCCAACCAGTGCTGCTACCGTAGCTACTTCCCTACTCGATACAACTTCAGCAGTAAGCACTCAGTCTACGACCCCACAATCCATCAATGTTCCAGTTCCAGTTCCTCTCAGTGCTATTTCAACCGATTCACCCACAGAAAACACCCCAACAACCTCCTCTCAgtttacaacaacacacatagaTGCGAAAACTTCAACTGTACTTTCAGAGACGCCCCAGACCACTACGACAGAGCAGAGTGATACAACAGCACCATTCAGCATTCCTCCTCAAACTACTCTAAGTCAAACCGATACTACAACTCCATCTGGAATTTCTTTAGATGCACCCAAGAACCCTTCCACAGCTCAGAGCCACATCGAGATGCCATCAGGTATTCCTTCTCCAGGAACGACAACCCAGAGAGCAACAACAGCCTCATCCAGTGCTCCTTCCCAGTCTACTGCTCCAGGCGAGGCTACAACATCACTTCATTTGGAATCCGAGAAGACGACTACGACTCAAGCGAGTACTCAGAGCAACACTCCACCGCAGACTAGTTCGGGAACGACCCCCACCACACTAAGCAACCCAGTCACGCCCCAGTTATCTTCATCTACTTCGGCCACGACCTTTGGTGACGCACCCAGCTCCTCTCCGTCACCGGAAAAGGCGAAGGAAATAAACAAGAGATCTGTCGACGACAAGCACCTCCTCTCCGAAAACAACAGCAACGAAAACCCTTGCGCCGACACCGAGCACTGCCAGCCGGGCAAAGTGCGCGATGAGTCCACGAAGAAGAAGGCGCCCGAAGATACGCCGGCGACGCAGGCAGAGGCGGTGACGCGGATTCAGGAAGAACTTCTGACTCAAGAGGAACCCGTGACTCACAAAGAACCTCTGGAGGGGGTGCAGAACGTCACGACAGAAGCGGGCGACGGCAACTTTACCCTCGCCGACGTCAACATCTCCCTAGGCGACAACTTTTCCCTTGCTGATGGCAACTTAACTCTTGTCGACAGTAATTTCACCCTTTCCGGTGACAACCCCATCGTCGCCGATGGCAACTTCACTTTCGCCGATGGCAACTCCACCTTCGCTGATGGCAACTTCACCTTCGCCGACGGCAACTCCACCCTCCCCGACGGCTTCCACTTTGGCCCTGGCAGCCTCTTGAACCTGACCTCGCTCGAAGACGACATCAGCTACGAGTGGATGCTCTCCGAGGAATTGGACGGCGGCAGCAACCGA ACACATACGAACTTCACCGACAGCAGTTCTTCGTCCTCCAGCTCCTCGTCCTCCAGCTCCTCGTCCTCGAGCGAGTCCCTGGAGAGTCTCGAGGGAGGATCGTCGTCGTCGAGCGAGGAGGACAGCGACGAGAGCGACGAGGACTCGAGTAACGAGGGGAGAGAGTACTTCTCCGGGGAGGTGTTCGACGCGGCCCTCAACGGCACTGGCACCTGGATGACGGACGCGGACGGCCGCTGGTACAGACTCCGCCACCGCAACGAGTCCGAGGAGAGCGACGAGGACGAGTCCCTCGAggaggacgatgacgatgatgaggacgacgacgacgatgaagatgaggacgacgacgacgatgaagatgaagaggatgaggatgaggacgaagatgaagaagatggggaggaggaagaggaagatgaaggggaagaagatgaggaggagacg GACAAAGAGAACTCGAACGGGGAGATCATGCTGGCCGGCCAGAGGTTCCCGTCGACGGTGTGCTTCGAAGCTAGGATGGTGGATCGAACCAGCTTGGCTGAG ACCGCTTTTCAGGAGCACAAGGACGGCGAGTTCGTGTGGGAGGCCGAACTGCAGGCGCGGATCCGAGCTGGCTTCTCGTGGGGCTTCCTCCTGACGCAGCTGGTGGGCGGGAGGCTGGCCGGCATGATCGGGGGCAAACTCCTGTTCCTCATGGGCGCTTCCATGGCCGCGGTGCTCACCATCCTCACGCCCACGGCCGCCCTCATCGGCCCGTATTGGCTCCTCGCTGCTCGAATCATGGTCGGCGCGGCGCAG GGCGTGTGTGTCCCGGCCATGCAAGCAGTTTTAGCTCAATGGGCGCCGCCGATGGACCGCACTGTCATGGTTGCCTACACGTATTCTG GCTTGGCCGTCGGCGCTGCGCTCGGAGGCCCAGTGTCGGAGTGGATGGTCACCGTGATCGGGTGGCGGGCGCTGTTCTACCTGCAGGGCGCCGTGGCTCTCGTGTGGTGCGTCCTGTGGCAGTTCCTGGTGGCGGAGAACCCAGCGAAGCACCCGCGCATCACCACGCAGGAGAGAACATACATCACATCGAGTATTGGAGCACAGCACGCCTGGAGGGGACTGCCGGTGCCATGGCCTCATATATTCAG atctcGTTACGTCTTCGCTGTCGTCTTAGCTGAGTTAGGCTTCTCATGGGCGTGGTTCACCCTCCTTCACCACGCCCGCGAGTATGCAGTGACCGTGTTGCATGTTCCCGATCACCAG GCACGTGTAGCTTGGGGCACGGCTCTCTTCGCCATGTGGATCATCGCCATCGTGTACGCCACCTTATCGGACTGGGTGAGGCGCACGAATCGGCGGTCCACGGTGGTCGTGCGTCGGGCAGCGAATACACTCT GTGCTCTGGTGACAGCCGGATGTCTCGTGGCCGTAGCGCAGTCTAGCTGTTCCCAGGTCGCTGTGCTAGTCTGGTGTTCTATGGCCCTGGCCCTGGGCTTGTCggcttccttctccaccttcctggCCAATGGCATCGAACTGGCACCCAACCACGCAGCCGCAATCGCCGGCGTCAGTGGCACTGTTGGCGCAGCTGTGCAGGTGCTCTCGCCTCTATATGTGGCTTATCTCACGGATGGACAg GCCACCCTCGAGCGATGGCGGATGGTATGGTACACGGCGGCCGTCGTGCTCGCGCTCACCAACTGCCTCAACTTCCTGATGGTGTCATCGAAGGAGCAGGTATGGAACCGCCCCGTGGCCGTGCCCGTGTACCCGAAGCGCCAGTCATCGTACCTGGCCACGCGACGCACGAGGCTGTCGCCGCCGCCCCGCCCCGGCCCGTCGGCGGTGCGCGGGAACAAGAACCCAGCCTACGTGTTCACCGAGGAGTTGTAg